In Leuconostoc mesenteroides subsp. mesenteroides, a single genomic region encodes these proteins:
- a CDS encoding NAD(P)H-binding protein yields MNIGIIGATGKLGTLLVEKLTLKGEKPTAVVRNKAKLTTNVPVIEKDIFDLTSEDIKEFDVLVNTFNAPLDDPKQFITSTEHLISILKETKTRLVFAGGAGVLLVDEHTMLVDTPEVPAEFKPIAEAEVTAFKALAEVKDFDWTYMAPPVVMEFDAPHTGNHSFSGNKLGVNAEGKSFISYSDYADAFVEKIFNPENHTIVGVYS; encoded by the coding sequence ATGAATATCGGCATTATTGGTGCAACTGGAAAATTAGGAACTTTATTGGTTGAAAAATTAACTCTTAAGGGTGAAAAACCTACTGCAGTCGTACGAAATAAAGCAAAACTTACAACTAATGTGCCCGTAATTGAAAAGGATATCTTTGATCTAACGTCTGAAGATATTAAAGAATTTGACGTACTAGTAAACACTTTTAACGCGCCCCTTGATGATCCAAAACAATTTATTACATCTACTGAACATTTAATTTCAATTTTAAAAGAAACAAAGACTCGGTTAGTATTTGCTGGTGGTGCAGGTGTATTATTAGTGGACGAGCATACAATGTTAGTTGATACACCAGAAGTACCTGCTGAATTTAAGCCAATCGCTGAGGCTGAAGTTACTGCTTTTAAAGCTTTAGCTGAGGTAAAAGATTTTGATTGGACATACATGGCACCTCCTGTAGTTATGGAATTTGACGCACCTCATACTGGTAATCACTCGTTTTCTGGCAATAAGTTAGGCGTTAATGCTGAGGGTAAAAGCTTTATCAGCTATTCAGACTATGCAGATGCATTTGTGGAAAAAATTTTCAACCCTGAAAACCATACTATTGTTGGTGTATATTCTTAA
- a CDS encoding ArsR family transcriptional regulator, whose translation MTELKYLELPPCPVATTALLIGDHWKILIIRELLNGTRRFSELIKGLDGISNKVLSQHLKIMEIRGLVERKIYAEVPVKVEYSLTDIGWKLKPVIHEMWQWGELYKATEGEK comes from the coding sequence ATGACAGAATTAAAATACCTAGAACTTCCCCCTTGCCCAGTTGCCACGACCGCACTTTTAATTGGAGATCATTGGAAGATACTGATTATTCGTGAATTGTTGAATGGTACAAGGAGATTTAGTGAATTAATAAAAGGATTAGATGGTATTTCAAATAAAGTTTTGTCACAGCATTTGAAAATTATGGAAATCCGTGGATTAGTTGAGCGTAAAATATATGCAGAAGTACCAGTAAAAGTGGAGTATTCTTTAACTGATATTGGGTGGAAACTAAAACCAGTGATCCATGAAATGTGGCAGTGGGGTGAACTCTATAAAGCTACAGAGGGAGAAAAGTAA
- a CDS encoding MBL fold metallo-hydrolase, giving the protein MKIQQIRNATVKIEYSDQTFLVDPMLSKKETLAPFPSKDGNTNKNPLVDLTESISSILEGITAVIVTHNHVDHWDSRAMEVINKNTPIFVQDRGDQISIANSGFNDVRILGITEKLGDVIIKKITGQHYENDAVKQLLDNYTDTSHTMGFFLESVNEKSILFTGDTIWFEGLKSNLEKLEPGVVVMNSGGNGVESGRLILDAQDVVEIHKTLPKTLLIASHMEAVNHWTTSKSELLSVAKENDFADSLIIPNDGERLVL; this is encoded by the coding sequence ATGAAAATTCAACAAATTAGAAATGCCACCGTAAAAATAGAGTATAGTGATCAAACCTTCTTAGTGGATCCCATGCTTTCTAAAAAAGAAACACTGGCTCCATTTCCAAGTAAGGATGGAAACACTAATAAAAATCCACTTGTAGATTTGACTGAGTCTATATCTTCTATTTTAGAAGGTATTACCGCTGTGATTGTTACCCATAATCACGTAGATCATTGGGATTCAAGAGCAATGGAGGTGATTAATAAAAACACGCCCATTTTTGTCCAGGATCGTGGTGATCAAATTAGTATTGCAAACTCTGGTTTTAATGACGTACGTATTTTAGGTATTACTGAAAAATTAGGTGATGTTATTATAAAAAAGATTACAGGTCAGCACTATGAGAATGACGCTGTAAAGCAATTGTTGGATAATTATACCGATACCAGTCATACTATGGGATTTTTTCTTGAATCCGTAAACGAAAAATCGATTTTATTTACTGGTGATACAATTTGGTTTGAAGGGTTAAAAAGTAACCTGGAAAAACTAGAACCAGGTGTCGTTGTAATGAATTCTGGAGGGAATGGAGTTGAATCTGGGAGATTAATATTAGATGCACAGGATGTTGTTGAAATCCATAAAACTCTTCCTAAGACACTGCTTATAGCAAGTCATATGGAAGCTGTGAATCATTGGACAACTTCTAAATCAGAATTGCTGTCTGTCGCAAAAGAAAATGATTTTGCTGATAGTTTAATCATACCGAATGATGGAGAACGTCTTGTACTTTAA
- a CDS encoding metal-sensing transcriptional repressor has product MNTIAYQYENIQNRLKRSAGQINGIVNMIDEERPCEEVVTQLSAVRASLDKAIKLVIAENIRNCSEAETGSEQYQKALELLVRAK; this is encoded by the coding sequence ATGAATACAATAGCATATCAGTATGAAAATATACAAAATAGGTTAAAGAGATCAGCAGGCCAAATAAATGGAATTGTCAATATGATTGATGAAGAGCGTCCTTGTGAAGAGGTCGTCACACAGTTATCTGCTGTCAGAGCAAGTCTTGATAAGGCAATAAAGTTAGTTATTGCTGAAAATATTAGAAATTGTTCAGAAGCAGAAACAGGATCTGAGCAATATCAAAAGGCACTTGAACTGTTAGTTAGAGCTAAATAG
- a CDS encoding SidA/IucD/PvdA family monooxygenase, with protein sequence MRIIIVGGVAAGMSAATRLRRLSEKDEIIVFEKGPFVSFANCGLPYHISKTIKHRSQLIVQTADDLRSRFNIDVRVNSEVTHIDRDNKMISVNHDDQQEKLYYDKLILSLGSSPVIPKIEGLHTQSNIFQLRNIPDLDNIMSHLDESIKTVAVLGAGFIGIEVTENLIKRGFSVNLIERSNQILPNLDIEMAQSITNELIKNDVRINTGTTINKVSRDILYLDNGMSIQADAVIIAAGIRPNSDIAIAAGLKVGPNKGIVVDHDFKTSDSNIYAIGDVISVIHQITEQETLIPLAGPANRHGRQVADAIHGLSIKNKPEIGTSIVKVFSKSAASTGINEKQAKQLGLNYHVTHTFSYHHASYYPGATQVMMKLIFTNTGDIIGAQAVGNQGVDKRIDLLATAIKFRLKVDDLPELELTYAPPFGAAKDPVHISGYVAENIINSRSHNIQYNELENYRRDGYLLIDVRSSQEIRAMGLINGFINIPLEKIRDHINQIPKDTGIIVSCATGQRSYTAERIFINNGFRNVKNLDGAFSLYQLMYPQNIVK encoded by the coding sequence ATGAGGATTATTATAGTGGGGGGGGTAGCAGCCGGTATGTCAGCTGCTACTAGACTGCGAAGGCTATCTGAAAAAGATGAAATTATAGTCTTCGAAAAAGGCCCTTTCGTTTCTTTTGCAAATTGTGGGTTACCTTACCACATTAGCAAAACGATTAAACATCGCTCCCAATTAATTGTGCAAACCGCTGATGATTTAAGAAGTAGGTTTAATATAGATGTACGTGTTAACAGTGAAGTGACCCATATTGATAGAGATAATAAGATGATATCTGTCAATCATGATGACCAACAAGAGAAGCTATATTATGATAAATTAATATTATCTTTAGGATCTAGTCCTGTAATACCTAAGATTGAGGGGCTTCATACTCAATCAAACATTTTTCAATTACGTAATATCCCTGATTTAGATAACATTATGAGCCATTTAGATGAGAGTATTAAAACGGTTGCGGTACTTGGTGCTGGATTTATTGGTATAGAAGTTACTGAAAATTTGATTAAGAGAGGTTTTTCAGTCAATCTTATTGAACGTTCTAACCAAATATTGCCAAATCTTGATATTGAGATGGCACAGTCGATTACGAATGAGCTCATAAAAAATGACGTTCGTATCAATACGGGAACTACTATAAATAAGGTGAGCAGAGACATTCTTTATTTAGATAATGGTATGTCAATACAAGCTGATGCTGTTATTATTGCTGCAGGAATTAGACCAAATTCTGATATAGCCATAGCTGCAGGCCTAAAAGTTGGGCCCAATAAAGGCATTGTTGTGGATCATGATTTTAAAACAAGTGACTCTAACATTTATGCAATTGGTGACGTTATCAGTGTTATTCATCAAATTACTGAACAGGAAACACTAATTCCATTAGCGGGACCAGCAAACAGACATGGGCGACAAGTTGCTGATGCTATTCACGGTTTATCTATTAAAAATAAACCTGAGATTGGCACATCAATCGTTAAGGTTTTTTCTAAATCAGCTGCAAGTACAGGTATTAATGAAAAACAAGCAAAGCAACTTGGTTTAAATTATCATGTGACTCATACTTTTTCTTATCATCACGCAAGCTATTATCCTGGCGCAACACAAGTTATGATGAAACTTATTTTTACAAATACTGGTGATATTATAGGTGCCCAAGCTGTTGGAAATCAAGGTGTAGATAAGCGTATTGATCTTCTTGCAACGGCAATCAAATTTAGGCTGAAAGTAGATGATTTACCTGAACTGGAATTAACGTATGCTCCTCCTTTCGGAGCAGCTAAAGATCCCGTTCATATTTCCGGTTATGTGGCTGAAAATATTATTAATAGTCGATCTCATAATATTCAATATAATGAATTAGAGAATTACAGGCGTGATGGTTACTTATTAATTGATGTACGATCTTCTCAGGAAATTAGAGCTATGGGATTAATTAATGGTTTCATAAATATTCCGTTAGAAAAAATACGAGACCATATTAATCAAATACCAAAAGATACTGGTATCATTGTATCGTGTGCTACAGGTCAACGAAGTTATACAGCTGAACGAATATTTATTAATAATGGATTCAGAAATGTCAAAAATCTTGATGGTGCGTTTTCACTGTATCAGTTGATGTATCCACAAAACATTGTAAAATAA
- the trxA gene encoding thioredoxin: protein MSATIKEITDSTFENETQEGVTLTDFRADWCPPCKMMDPILQHLSEENQLGGKIKFTSVNIDENKQVASQLGIQGIPTLIIKKNGQVIDKIVGFHPKDEIENTLKKYI, encoded by the coding sequence ATGAGTGCAACAATCAAAGAAATTACTGATAGTACATTTGAAAATGAAACACAAGAAGGGGTTACTTTGACCGATTTTCGTGCTGATTGGTGCCCGCCATGCAAGATGATGGACCCTATACTACAACACTTATCAGAAGAAAATCAATTAGGCGGTAAAATAAAGTTTACCTCAGTAAATATCGATGAAAATAAACAGGTTGCCAGCCAACTAGGCATTCAAGGTATCCCCACGTTAATTATTAAGAAAAATGGTCAAGTCATTGATAAAATTGTTGGATTTCATCCTAAAGATGAAATCGAAAATACTTTAAAAAAGTATATCTAA
- a CDS encoding ATP-binding cassette domain-containing protein, producing the protein MIKLPSNIEVRGAKVNNLKNVDIDIPLHKFVVISGRSGSGKSSLAMGVLYAEGMRRYVSSLSTYTRRRLAQAKKTNVSSIKNIPSAIALKQRPSIPDVRSTVGTMTETLNLLRLIFSRIGSPVCPNGHRMEPTIDIARAMDLPNDGVSHMGEITCPTCHVAFNAYSAEDFAFNSYGACPTCNGSGTTKKLDIEKLISNPKLTIREGAVESWKVPGRNFMPYVVEQAGINIDTPYEKLSDKDKEFILNGQEQKYEINIPTKSGKVFHMDNAIYENAKNAIIRTFESTDNPKTLQRLEKFYSTSTCSTCHGSRFNPELFTQVLVDKNIAEVSDMELAQLLIFIKKIKQWLPKDVFTLGNRLLNEFKELITPLIDLGLDYLTLSRPGSSLSTGELQRIQLSRTLRTETTGVLYVLDEPSIGLHPSNVDGLIKIIRGLVRQGNSVVVVDHDTSIISSADYIVEIGPESGTEGGEIVAQGTLPETIENKNSLIRPFLNGTAQIVQRPIWEDNKILYDMGSIDISISNYHNIKHVSAGFPVNKFTVISGFSGAGKSTLLFDALMPALQNNTPNFVTKFNPGKIKNAFAISAAPIGKNIRSTVATYTTILDDLRDIFSSLAESKRNKLTKKSFSYNLQDGACPTCNGTGEVNLDIQFLPDMQEICPACHGDRYNKDVLKIKWQGYSIADILKLNIEDSQKIFSERPKTLRILRILEDIGLGYLTLGESTMALSGGESQRLRLSKFINKTQKNSVFIFDEPTIGLHPLDVQILIKVIQKLIMQGATVIAIEHDLDMIRNADFIIDMGPGGGTRGGEILAEGTVDDIISNSHSVTGKWIKKSMK; encoded by the coding sequence ATGATCAAATTACCATCCAACATTGAAGTACGAGGCGCAAAAGTAAATAATTTAAAAAACGTTGATATAGATATTCCACTGCATAAATTTGTGGTTATTTCGGGACGTAGCGGATCAGGAAAATCTTCCTTGGCTATGGGTGTCTTATATGCAGAAGGTATGCGACGCTATGTTAGCTCACTATCAACATATACGCGAAGACGGTTGGCTCAGGCTAAAAAAACAAATGTTTCAAGTATTAAGAACATTCCCAGCGCTATTGCGCTAAAACAACGCCCTTCAATCCCAGATGTCCGTTCTACTGTGGGTACGATGACTGAAACATTGAATCTCTTACGTTTAATATTTTCTAGAATAGGGTCACCCGTGTGTCCAAATGGACACCGTATGGAACCCACAATAGATATTGCAAGAGCTATGGACCTACCTAATGATGGTGTTAGCCATATGGGGGAGATTACTTGTCCTACTTGCCATGTCGCATTTAACGCATATTCTGCTGAAGATTTTGCTTTCAATTCATATGGCGCTTGTCCTACATGTAATGGTTCTGGGACAACCAAAAAGTTAGATATAGAAAAATTAATTTCCAACCCTAAACTAACCATCAGAGAGGGCGCGGTTGAATCATGGAAAGTACCTGGCCGTAATTTCATGCCTTATGTTGTTGAACAAGCAGGAATTAACATTGATACCCCTTACGAAAAATTGTCTGATAAAGATAAAGAATTTATCTTAAACGGTCAAGAGCAAAAATATGAAATAAATATTCCAACCAAATCTGGAAAAGTATTTCATATGGACAATGCAATATATGAAAATGCAAAAAATGCTATTATACGTACATTCGAAAGTACAGATAATCCCAAAACGTTACAGCGTTTAGAAAAATTCTACAGCACATCAACCTGTTCTACATGTCATGGATCTAGATTTAACCCAGAATTATTTACACAAGTATTAGTCGACAAGAATATTGCTGAAGTAAGTGATATGGAGCTAGCACAGCTACTAATATTTATAAAAAAAATTAAGCAATGGCTTCCAAAGGATGTTTTTACACTTGGAAATAGATTGTTAAATGAATTCAAAGAATTGATTACGCCCTTAATAGACTTAGGACTTGATTATTTAACACTATCCAGACCAGGAAGTAGCTTATCAACGGGTGAGCTACAACGTATTCAATTGAGCCGCACCTTACGAACTGAAACAACTGGTGTGCTATATGTATTGGATGAACCCTCAATCGGTTTACACCCTTCAAACGTTGATGGATTAATAAAAATAATTAGAGGATTAGTTAGACAGGGTAATTCAGTGGTAGTAGTTGATCATGACACTTCAATTATTTCTTCTGCTGATTACATCGTGGAAATCGGTCCTGAATCAGGAACCGAAGGTGGCGAAATTGTTGCTCAAGGAACGTTACCAGAAACTATTGAAAACAAAAACTCTCTTATCAGACCATTTTTAAATGGCACTGCTCAGATTGTCCAACGACCTATATGGGAAGATAACAAGATTCTATACGACATGGGCTCAATTGATATTTCCATTAGCAATTACCACAACATTAAACATGTATCTGCAGGTTTCCCAGTTAATAAATTTACCGTCATCAGTGGTTTTTCAGGAGCAGGTAAATCAACTTTATTGTTTGATGCATTGATGCCAGCGCTGCAGAATAATACCCCAAATTTTGTCACGAAATTTAATCCCGGAAAAATCAAAAATGCTTTTGCCATTAGCGCTGCACCAATAGGAAAAAATATTCGCTCAACGGTGGCAACATATACAACTATCCTTGATGACCTGAGAGATATTTTTTCCTCCCTTGCTGAAAGTAAAAGAAATAAATTAACTAAAAAAAGTTTTTCTTATAATCTACAAGATGGTGCCTGCCCCACATGTAATGGTACGGGAGAAGTAAATTTAGATATTCAATTTCTGCCCGATATGCAAGAAATTTGTCCCGCCTGTCATGGAGACAGATATAACAAAGATGTTCTGAAAATTAAATGGCAAGGATATAGTATTGCCGATATTTTGAAATTAAATATTGAAGATTCTCAAAAAATATTTAGTGAGCGTCCCAAAACACTAAGGATTCTCAGGATCTTAGAGGACATTGGATTAGGTTATCTCACATTAGGAGAAAGTACTATGGCTCTTTCAGGTGGAGAGTCCCAGAGACTTAGGTTATCAAAGTTTATTAATAAAACACAAAAAAACAGTGTTTTTATTTTTGATGAACCAACAATAGGGCTGCATCCGTTAGACGTTCAGATACTTATAAAAGTAATACAAAAGTTAATTATGCAAGGCGCAACTGTTATTGCTATTGAGCATGACTTAGATATGATAAGAAATGCTGATTTTATAATTGATATGGGACCAGGGGGTGGCACTCGAGGTGGTGAAATATTAGCAGAAGGTACTGTTGATGATATTATTTCTAATTCGCATAGTGTTACTGGAAAATGGATTAAAAAAAGTATGAAATAA
- a CDS encoding winged helix-turn-helix transcriptional regulator, translating into MVDDIDIKILRLLKYNSKIVVRHLARKIHLSAPATAERIKRLKEQGVIKRYTITVNPEKLGYTRPFFIRINTAYLQERQYLHFINNNQKYILHHYRTTGNFNYMLEGSFRNTYEFNLFLDKLEVFAKYEVIDILDEKF; encoded by the coding sequence ATGGTAGATGATATTGATATTAAAATATTACGTCTTTTGAAATACAACTCTAAAATAGTTGTCAGGCATTTGGCAAGAAAAATACACTTAAGCGCTCCAGCAACTGCCGAAAGAATTAAGCGACTAAAGGAGCAAGGTGTTATTAAACGCTACACAATTACGGTAAATCCAGAAAAACTCGGGTATACTAGACCATTTTTTATTAGAATTAACACAGCATACTTACAAGAAAGACAGTATTTACATTTTATTAACAATAATCAAAAATATATTTTACATCATTACCGAACTACTGGGAATTTTAATTATATGCTTGAAGGTTCATTTAGAAATACCTATGAGTTCAATTTATTTTTAGATAAATTAGAAGTGTTTGCAAAATATGAAGTTATTGATATTCTCGATGAAAAATTCTAA
- a CDS encoding type II toxin-antitoxin system RelB/DinJ family antitoxin — protein sequence MKAIQVSARVDQSIKESAQKVFERQGLDMATAIKMFITKTAYEQQIPLSVQESNKHAYPDDWFSEQRIANRDEITRLAFEKSPIQDLDLSKKEDREEFMQ from the coding sequence ATGAAAGCTATTCAAGTATCTGCACGGGTTGATCAAAGCATAAAAGAGTCTGCTCAAAAAGTATTTGAACGTCAAGGGTTAGATATGGCGACGGCCATTAAAATGTTTATCACTAAGACAGCTTACGAACAGCAAATACCTTTGTCAGTTCAAGAGTCTAATAAACATGCCTATCCTGATGACTGGTTTAGTGAGCAACGTATTGCCAATCGTGATGAAATTACGCGTTTAGCATTCGAAAAATCACCAATTCAGGATTTAGATTTATCTAAGAAAGAAGACCGTGAGGAATTTATGCAATGA
- a CDS encoding CHAP domain-containing protein, producing the protein MKNKVKQAVVMKIALYCAPLLVILIPVLLIIALTMNNPSVVCQTDTTTTTTSSDSGSSNGSLTDKNSDIGKRVSYIIDRFKKAGYSGDNISAIIAIGWRESNLNPKAVNPAGSVKGIWQWGAGGINGNRYQNTADTVEAQVDLAFKELASSHTVARLGLANAKDIDSSALAWDTGFEGVGASDPQRKVSEVKAWAESIKKTYDLNFEGSLSSGNNAVSDSNTSASNSADSDSNNQSAYCNTDDSGSADGTGKIKESGLSFWDKNSIPDDIKPYVHNITSKKLDWSLTTPDAYNQCAGFSQVYMNEIWSPNFTFRGNGNVTAEAVAKLTGAKVTTTPKAGAVFSSDRPNHTGVVLHVLANGDLIIANQNAVKSGQNAGTSKDYEITLVPKKSYAKDSQAVGYGDMTFAYPGDNSKYKLHW; encoded by the coding sequence GTGAAAAATAAAGTTAAACAAGCAGTTGTGATGAAAATTGCCTTGTATTGTGCGCCACTACTTGTCATTTTAATACCAGTGCTTTTAATCATTGCGCTAACAATGAACAATCCTAGTGTTGTCTGTCAGACTGATACAACCACCACTACGACAAGTTCAGATAGTGGTTCCAGTAATGGATCCTTAACTGATAAAAATTCAGATATTGGCAAAAGAGTTAGCTATATTATTGATCGTTTTAAAAAAGCTGGTTATTCAGGGGACAATATTTCAGCAATCATTGCGATTGGTTGGCGTGAAAGTAACTTAAACCCTAAAGCGGTTAATCCTGCTGGCTCTGTTAAAGGTATCTGGCAATGGGGTGCTGGTGGTATCAACGGTAATCGCTATCAAAATACGGCAGATACAGTTGAAGCCCAGGTCGATTTAGCATTTAAAGAATTGGCAAGTAGCCATACCGTTGCTAGATTGGGGTTAGCAAATGCTAAAGATATTGATAGTTCAGCTTTAGCCTGGGACACAGGTTTTGAGGGTGTTGGGGCAAGTGATCCACAGCGTAAAGTGTCCGAAGTTAAGGCTTGGGCGGAGTCAATTAAAAAAACGTATGATCTTAATTTTGAGGGATCATTAAGCAGTGGCAATAATGCTGTTAGTGATAGTAATACATCAGCAAGTAATAGCGCAGACAGTGATAGCAATAATCAAAGTGCTTATTGTAATACTGATGATAGTGGTTCGGCTGACGGTACAGGCAAGATTAAAGAGAGTGGGCTATCATTTTGGGACAAAAACAGCATTCCAGATGACATTAAGCCCTACGTGCATAATATTACGTCCAAAAAACTAGACTGGAGTTTAACAACACCAGACGCTTACAATCAGTGTGCTGGTTTTTCACAAGTCTATATGAATGAGATTTGGTCACCAAATTTTACCTTTAGAGGAAATGGTAATGTTACGGCAGAAGCAGTGGCAAAATTGACTGGTGCTAAGGTTACCACAACACCAAAGGCTGGGGCGGTTTTTTCTTCTGATCGTCCTAATCATACGGGCGTGGTGTTACATGTTTTGGCAAATGGTGACTTAATTATTGCTAATCAAAATGCGGTCAAATCTGGACAGAATGCAGGCACTAGTAAAGATTATGAAATTACGTTAGTGCCTAAGAAATCGTATGCTAAGGACAGTCAAGCCGTTGGTTATGGTGACATGACTTTTGCTTATCCTGGTGACAATTCAAAGTATAAATTACATTGGTAA
- a CDS encoding thioredoxin has translation MKKMSLIIATIVVAVVTTAFLRYNNKYHDTPNDQLKTAFHQTLGKHKTVIAFHKKGCSTCEKLTGDVNKLQKMRDQNNQATIVVDYMNLVTRQYFEQYHVQVAPTVLVVQKGAVIKRIVKPTHEQMAQIARE, from the coding sequence GTGAAAAAAATGAGCTTAATAATCGCTACAATCGTTGTGGCAGTAGTAACTACGGCGTTTTTACGGTATAATAATAAGTATCATGATACACCAAATGATCAATTAAAAACGGCGTTTCATCAAACCCTGGGTAAGCATAAAACCGTGATCGCTTTTCATAAAAAGGGGTGTTCAACCTGTGAGAAGTTGACGGGTGATGTCAATAAATTACAAAAAATGCGTGATCAAAATAATCAGGCAACCATTGTCGTTGATTACATGAATTTAGTGACACGACAATATTTTGAACAGTATCATGTTCAAGTGGCACCAACTGTCTTAGTGGTACAAAAAGGGGCAGTCATCAAACGAATTGTGAAGCCAACACATGAACAAATGGCACAAATTGCGAGAGAATAA